The Tautonia plasticadhaerens nucleotide sequence CACAACTGCGCCCCCTCCGGCCGGGGGAAATACGCCACCGACTCGCTGCGGACCAGGGCCCTGCGGCTGCTGGCCCCGCACTTCGAGCACAAGTTCTTTCTCACGGCCACGCCCCACAACGACTACCCCGAGAGCTTCTCGGCCTTGCTGGAACTGCTGGACAGCCAGCGGTTCGCCCGCAGCACCCCGCCCGACCGCCGGCAACTGGACGCCGTGATGGTGCGGCGGCTGAAGTCCGAACTGCCGCCCCGCTGGGACGGCTCTCCCCGGTTCCCGAGGCGGGCGTTGGAGCCGCTGGAGGTGCCCTACACGGACGAGGAGATGGCGATCCACGCCGCCCTGAAGCGGTACGCCGGGCTCCGCTCCAAACGGGCGCGGGACAACGCCGAGTCGGTGGCGACCGACTTCGTGCTCAAGACGCTCAAGAAGCGGCTGTTCTCCAGCCCGGCGGCCTTCCTGACCACGCTGAACAAGCACGAGGCGTCGTTGCGGGGAGCCTCGAAGCCGGCCGGTGGCGGTACGCCGAGCTTCGGCATCCTCAAGCGAGACCTCGACCGGATCGACGAGGACTACGCCGACGACGAGGAGTATGACGAGGCGACCGGCGATGCCGTCGATACGGCCAGCCGGCTGTTCTCGGAGCCGACCGCCGAGGAACTTGGCCTGATCCGGACGATGCGGGACTGGGCGGAACGGGCCTGCTCGCAGAACGACTCCAAGGCCCGGGCGCTGATCGCCTGGCTCAGGGAGCACATCCGCCCGGACGGCCGGTGGTCGGACGAACGGGTCATCCTCTTCACGGAGTACCGGGCCACGCAGAAGTGGCTGTCGGAGGTGCTGGCCTCGGAGGGCTTCGCCGGGCAGGACCGGCTGATGACCATGTACGGCGGCATGGACTCCAAGGGCCGGGAGGCGGTCAAGGCGGCGTTCCAGTCCGTGCCCGAGCAGAGCCCCGTCCGCATCCTCCTTGCCACCGACGCCGCCTCGGAGGGCCTGGACCTCCAGAACCATTGCTCGAAGCTGATCCACTACGAGGTGCCGTGGAACCCCAACCGCATGGAGCAGCGGAACGGGCGGATCGACCGGCACGGGCAGAAGGCCGACCTCGTGCGGGTCTTCCACTTCGTCTCGGAGGGCTACCGGAAGCGCCAGGGGCAGGCGTTCGCCGTCCCGGCCGGCGAACTGGACGCCGACCTGGAGTTCCTGATACGGGTGGCCCAGAAGGTGGAGACGATCCGGGAGGACCTGGGCAGCGTGGGGCAGGTGCTCGCCGACGACGTGGAGGCGGCGATGCTGGGCCGGGGGTATGCCCTGGCCCGCACCGAGACCGCCGAGCGGGGCTCGGAGCCCGTCCGCAAGATGCTCAAGTTCGAGCGGGACCTGGCCCGGCAGATTCAGGACCTCCTGGAGCAGTATCGGGAGACGCAGAAGGAGCAGCGGCTCACCCCGGCGAACATCCGCAAAGTCGTCGAGGTCGGGCTGGACCTGGCCGGGCAGCCGCCGCTGATCCCGGTGGACGACCCCGGCGGCCGGGCGCTGTTCCGGCTGCCGGCCTTGCGGGGAAGCTGGGCGGCGTGCGGCGAGGGGCTGGAGCACCCGCACACCGGGGAAATCCGCCCGATCACGTTCGACCACGCCGCCTCCAACGGGCGGGACGACGTGGTGCTGGCCCACCTGAACCACCGGCTGGTGCAGATGTGCCTGCGGCTGCTGCGGGCCGAGGTCTGGTCGGACGCCGGGCGGAAGAAGATGCACCGGATCGAGGCCCGGGTGGTGCCGGACGCCGCCCTGCCGACCCCGGCGGTGGTGGCCCACGCCCGACTGGTGGTCATCGGCGGGGACAGCCACCGGCTGCACGAGGAGATCATCACGGCGGGCGGCTCCCTGAAGGAGGGCCGGTTCAGCCGGATGAACGTCGGCCAGGTGGCCGAGGCGCTGGCGGCGGCGAGCGACGAGGAGCCGTCGGAGGCGACGAAGGGTCGGTTCCTGAAGCTCTGGGGGGACATCGCCCCGTCGCTCCAGCAGGCGCTCACCGCCCGCATGGGGGACCGGACCAAGGGGCTGGAGAAGCGCCTGCTGGAGCGGGCCGACAAGGAGGCGAGGGACATCGAGTCGGTCCTGCTGGAGTTGAAGCGGGCGATCGAGGCCGAACTCAAGGAGTCGGAGTACCGGCAACTGGAACTGTTCAGCGACCCGGAGCGGGAGCAGTTCGAGCGGAACAAGGACTTCCTGCGGGGCCGGGTGGGTCAGATTCCCGGTGAGATCGAGCGGGAGACGGCGGCGATCCGGGCGCGGTTCGCCGACCCGCAGGCCCGGATGTTCCCCGTGGCGTTGACGTTCCTGGTGCCGAGTAAAATTGCCACGGAGAGATAGGGGGATGCAGCCGTCAGAATTGGTTGCGTACTTTTGCAAGATGATTCCCCAAAAGTACCCAGACCACATGTTTTGTTACTTTTCGGCGAATGCTGCGAAGGGAAATATTAAGCCGTTCGTCTTTGGGCTTATCCAGGCACTTGGCACTATCGAAGACGCATCTCCGGAATATGCCTTTTCGATGATTGACAGAATGGCATCAATGCCAGGAGCAGGCGAAAAGCAGTACGAAGCTCTGCTGCAAATTCTTTGCGAAATCTATGTAACTGCCGGTGCAGTTGAAGCGGCCGATCGCACTGGCGATGGCAAAATCTTATTTGCGCACGAACCCGGACAGAAGGGCAAGAAGAACCCTGAGTTCGAATCCTGTGCAAATGAAGTCTGGTATGCGGTCGAGGTAAAGACTCCAGAATTGATTGCCTATTCGAGGCAACGCCAGTCAAAGTCATACCAGTTTACGGCCCGAGTCCCCGTAACAACGGATTTTCGCGATTCCATCGAGACAACAAACCCTCGTGACAATCCGGTTAAGGATTTTCTAATATCAGCTAATGAAAAGCTCCAGGCGTATGCCCAGTTCCGTTCCGATGCCTTTCGAATCCTGACATTAGTTTGGGACGATTTTTGTCAGGAGCCTATCGCAGCCCTGCTGAATCCGTTGTCGGGCCTGTTTACCGACAGGTCATTCTGCAAAGCCAAGGACGGGAAACCCACCACATTTCCCTTCGTCGATGCAGTGGAAATTTGTAGATGCCAACACCAAATAATTAGATCGACACGAGAGGAATCTATGATTGACGGCGAACTCCTCCCGTTCGTCTACCATCACCAGGGGTATCCTCCAAAAGTGTTGATAGACAATCCAATAGGCCGTCGCATTCCCGACATATTGTTGGCTCCACTGAATGTAGAAAGGCTCAGTCCTGTGATGGGGGCAGAGTATCATCCTACTGATTACATTATCTGGCTTTCGGGACGCAACTCCGACAAGCAACAGTAGAGCACAAAAGGTCGATTGCATCCATTATGTCCATCGCCAAGCACCACGCCGAATGGCTGTCGCTCATCGAGGTCTCGGGGCCGTTCCTGAGCCTGCCGGTGCTCGTCCGGCACTTCCCCCAGGGATTGGACCCGCACGACCCCGAGCATGCCAAGGCCCTGCGGCAGCGGCATGAGGAATGGGACGAGGACCAGAACGGCCCCCGGCCCGACCCGGCCATCCATCGGCAGTGGATCGACTGGGTGCTGCGCAACACGCTCGACCTGGGCGAGGTGCTGGCCGAGGGGCAGGACATCCCCCAGACGCTCAAGGCCGACCTCCCCGAGCACGGCGAGACCCTGCGGCCCGACAAGGTGGTCCTGGAGCCGGGGGGCGGCAGGGCGAGGGTGCTGATCCAGACCTAGGCACCAGAAAGAAGCTACGTCTTCCGTGGCCTGCCTCGCTTACGAGGGATCTTCACGAACCACTTCTCAAGCGACGGCAGGCGGATCACCTCGGCCTCCAACGCCTCCATCTCCTCGGGCTTCAGCCTGACCCCCTTGGCGTAGGTCGTCTCCACCAGGCTGACCACCGGGTGCTTCCGCTTCCAGGTCATCGATCGGGCGAATCCCAACACCGCCTCCACCGAGTCCAGCAGCGACCCGTTCCAGTGCATCTCCAGCACGCCCCAGCACCGCTCGATCGGGTTGTACTTGCTGTGGTACGGCGGGTAGTACGCCAACTGCACCACCAGGCGATACTTGCGGGCGAAGGCCACGATCCGCTTGAGGAACTGGCTCCGCCGGCTGTGGTTCTCCGGGCCGTTGTCCAGGTTGATCACCAGCGTCTTGACCCGCAGGAACCGCAGGCGGACGCCCTCCCACCATTGCTCCAGGCGATCGGCGATGAAGTCGCTGGTGACCTTCGACCGGGCCATGTACAGCCACAGGTCGTCGTGCTCGGGCAGGAAGATGCCGAAGGGGGTCAGCGTCGCCACGGGCTTGAAGTCGTGATCCGCCGCCTTCGTGCCGGTCCGGCTCCGGCCCCGCCGTGAGAAGGGGCCGACATGCACCGTCGCCTTGGCGTCGATCGAGAGCCGCAGGGTGCCCCTGGCCCGATCCGCCTCGGGGTTGACCGCCTTCAGTTGATCGAAGATGGCATCGGTCTGCGGGACTCTTTTTGGGGGCGGCACTTGGCCACCCTGGAGAGGCGATAGCCCAGCAGGTTCAGCTTGGTGTTGATGGTCTGCTGGGTGGGCAACTCCTCGTCGGTGTAGCCCTTCGTGGCGATCAACTGGCGTCGGACCTCGGCGGCACTGATCCGGGTGAAGAGCCCCTTGGTCTGGAACTTGGGGTCGGCCTGGCTCTGCCCGTCGGCGATGCTGCGGATGTCATCGAGGAGTCGGGGCAAGTGCTCCTCGGCGGGCTTGCGACGGCGGGCCGAGAAGGCGTCCACGCAGGTCATGCCCGAGCGGAGTTCGTGCGTGCCCTTGCGGATGGTCTCCCGGCACCAGCCGAGATGCTCCTGGGCCCAGCGTTGTCCACCCCGCCCCATCGCTGCGACGGTCTTGGCCATGAAGACTCGCTTCGGACTGCCCTTGAGGGCCTTGGCGGCATCGATGAGGACGGGGATCATCTCGGGGCTGGGCCGCATCTGCGTATCTCCTTGATCTCCTGGTGCGAAGGTCTCAGGATACGGAAGAGTTTTGTCCTTTCAATCCCCCTACCCGCTCCGGCAGAAGCTAGGACGGGTCGTCGAGGGGCGGTCCTGGGCGGCATCGCCGGACACCCGGATGATGCAACTGCTGCACGACACGGGCGTCCGGCTGGGCCTGGTCACCAACGGCGACCAGTGGATGCTCGTCGATGCCCCCCGGGGCGAGACGACCGGCTACGCCTCCTGGTACGCCCCGCTCTGGCTGGAGGAGCCGAAGACCCTCCAGGCGTTCCGGACCCTGCTGGGCGTCCACCGGTTCTTCGGCGTGCCGGAGGAGGAGACGCTCGAACGGCTGCTGGCCCAGAGCGCCGAGGACCAGCAGGAGGTCACCGACCAGCTTGGCTATCAGGTGCGGCGGGCGGTCGAGGTGCTCGTCTCCTCGCTCGACAAGGCCAACCGGGACCACGGCGGGGCCCTGCTGAAGGGCGTGCCCGAGGCGGTCCTGTACGAGGCCGCCCTGACGGTGATGATGAGACTCGTGTTCCTGTTCTGTGCCGAGGAGAGGGAGCTTCTCCTGCTGGGCGACGACCTCTACGACAAGAACTACGCCGTCTCCACCCTGCGGGAGCAGTTGCGGGCGGCGGCCAACGACTTCGGCGAGGATGTCCTCCAGCGCCGCAACGATGCCTGGTGCCGCCTGCTGACGACCACCCGGGCCGTCTACGCCGGGGTGCGGCACGAGCGGATCAAGCTGCCGGCTTACAAGGGCAAGCTGTTCGACCCGGACCGGTTCCCGTTCCTGGAAGGGCGCCCGCCGGGGACGAGTTGGACGGGCACGCCCGGCCATCCCCTCCCGGTAGACAACCGCACGGTGCTGCACCTGCTCGAAGCGCTCCAGGTGCTCCAGGTCAAGCTGCCGGGCGGGGGCCCGGCCACGCCCCGCAAGCTGAGCTTCCGGGCCTTGCAGATCACGCAGATCGGCCACGTCTACGAGGGCCTGCTCGACCACACGGCGGTCCGGGCCGACGAGCCGGTCCTGGGCCTGAGCGGGTCCCGGAACGCCGAGCCTGAAGTGCCGCTGGCCGAGTTGGAGTCCCGGGCGGCGAAGGGCGAGGACGAGCTACTGAAGTTCGCCAAGGACGAGACGGGGCGCTCGTCGGTGGCGACGGTGAAGCGGCTGCTGGCCTCGGAGCCGGACGATCAGGTCCTCGGCCGGTTCCGCACCGCCTGCCAGGGGGACGAGGCGCTCTGGGGGCGGGTCCGGCCGTTCGCCGGCCTGGTGCGGCTGGACACGTTCGACTACCCGCTCGTCCTGCTGCCCGGCAGCGTCTACGTCACGGCGGGGACCGACCGCCGGTCCAGCGGGACGCACTACAGGCCCGAGAGCCTGACCGAGCCGATCGTCCGGTACACGCTGGAGCCCCTGGTCTACGACGGCCCGGCCGAGGGGAAACCTCAGGAAGAGTGGCGGCTGAGGTCGGCGGCCCAACTGCTGGACCTGAAGATTTGCGACATGGCCTGCGGCAGCGGGGCCTTCCTGGTCCAGGTCTGCATCGACCTGTCCCTGCGGCTGCTGGAGGCGTGGGAGGAGGCCGAGCGTCGGGCCGGGGGCACGCCCCGGATCACCCCGTTCGGCGAGGTCTCCGAGGGTCAGCCCGACGAGCAACTGATCCCGCTCGACCGCCAGGAGCGGCTGCTCTACGCCCGACGACTCGTGGCCGAGCGGTGCCTCTACGGGGTAGACAGGAACCCGCTGGC carries:
- the drmD gene encoding DISARM system SNF2-like helicase DrmD, which produces MATGLAPPPEQGQLVSARSRNWIVNEVAPSTLPTDRLDVLGRPQTLVSLASVEDDGLGEELRVVWELEPGTRVNEEVALPEPTGFAPPDRLNAFLDAVRWGASSSADIRTIQAPFRSGIDIEDYQLDPVARANRMPRVNLLVADDVGLGKTIEAGMVALELILRHRARKVLIVCPSSLQIQWQEQMRDKFGLDFRIVGSPLMRELRRERGIHANPWNHFPRLITSIDFLKRERPLRMFREILPGPDDPLYHRKFDLLIVDEAHNCAPSGRGKYATDSLRTRALRLLAPHFEHKFFLTATPHNDYPESFSALLELLDSQRFARSTPPDRRQLDAVMVRRLKSELPPRWDGSPRFPRRALEPLEVPYTDEEMAIHAALKRYAGLRSKRARDNAESVATDFVLKTLKKRLFSSPAAFLTTLNKHEASLRGASKPAGGGTPSFGILKRDLDRIDEDYADDEEYDEATGDAVDTASRLFSEPTAEELGLIRTMRDWAERACSQNDSKARALIAWLREHIRPDGRWSDERVILFTEYRATQKWLSEVLASEGFAGQDRLMTMYGGMDSKGREAVKAAFQSVPEQSPVRILLATDAASEGLDLQNHCSKLIHYEVPWNPNRMEQRNGRIDRHGQKADLVRVFHFVSEGYRKRQGQAFAVPAGELDADLEFLIRVAQKVETIREDLGSVGQVLADDVEAAMLGRGYALARTETAERGSEPVRKMLKFERDLARQIQDLLEQYRETQKEQRLTPANIRKVVEVGLDLAGQPPLIPVDDPGGRALFRLPALRGSWAACGEGLEHPHTGEIRPITFDHAASNGRDDVVLAHLNHRLVQMCLRLLRAEVWSDAGRKKMHRIEARVVPDAALPTPAVVAHARLVVIGGDSHRLHEEIITAGGSLKEGRFSRMNVGQVAEALAAASDEEPSEATKGRFLKLWGDIAPSLQQALTARMGDRTKGLEKRLLERADKEARDIESVLLELKRAIEAELKESEYRQLELFSDPEREQFERNKDFLRGRVGQIPGEIERETAAIRARFADPQARMFPVALTFLVPSKIATER
- a CDS encoding ISAzo13 family transposase (programmed frameshift), with product MRPSPEMIPVLIDAAKALKGSPKRVFMAKTVAAMGRGGQRWAQEHLGWCRETIRKGTHELRSGMTCVDAFSARRRKPAEEHLPRLLDDIRSIADGQSQADPKFQTKGLFTRISAAEVRRQLIATKGYTDEELPTQQTINTKLNLLGYRLSRVAKCRPQKGVPQTDAIFDQLKAVNPEADRARGTLRLSIDAKATVHVGPFSRRGRSRTGTKAADHDFKPVATLTPFGIFLPEHDDLWLYMARSKVTSDFIADRLEQWWEGVRLRFLRVKTLVINLDNGPENHSRRSQFLKRIVAFARKYRLVVQLAYYPPYHSKYNPIERCWGVLEMHWNGSLLDSVEAVLGFARSMTWKRKHPVVSLVETTYAKGVRLKPEEMEALEAEVIRLPSLEKWFVKIPRKRGRPRKT
- a CDS encoding Eco57I restriction-modification methylase domain-containing protein, which produces MSFQSPYPLRQKLGRVVEGRSWAASPDTRMMQLLHDTGVRLGLVTNGDQWMLVDAPRGETTGYASWYAPLWLEEPKTLQAFRTLLGVHRFFGVPEEETLERLLAQSAEDQQEVTDQLGYQVRRAVEVLVSSLDKANRDHGGALLKGVPEAVLYEAALTVMMRLVFLFCAEERELLLLGDDLYDKNYAVSTLREQLRAAANDFGEDVLQRRNDAWCRLLTTTRAVYAGVRHERIKLPAYKGKLFDPDRFPFLEGRPPGTSWTGTPGHPLPVDNRTVLHLLEALQVLQVKLPGGGPATPRKLSFRALQITQIGHVYEGLLDHTAVRADEPVLGLSGSRNAEPEVPLAELESRAAKGEDELLKFAKDETGRSSVATVKRLLASEPDDQVLGRFRTACQGDEALWGRVRPFAGLVRLDTFDYPLVLLPGSVYVTAGTDRRSSGTHYRPESLTEPIVRYTLEPLVYDGPAEGKPQEEWRLRSAAQLLDLKICDMACGSGAFLVQVCIDLSLRLLEAWEEAERRAGGTPRITPFGEVSEGQPDEQLIPLDRQERLLYARRLVAERCLYGVDRNPLAVEMAKLSLWLLTLAKDKPFTFLDHAIRCGDSLVGLSSIDQLLRFSMTEGAKVRPLMEQQRQQIERRLDAVRLLRKQIETLPSNTPQEIERKAAMLANVEDQTKRLTYAADLLLAATWEARNAGELESALNGMLAEVEYKFKDLPAEQLEAEAKKRLRKAGIEGRFHWALEFPEVFMDRAGFDAFVCNPPFMGGTLISGRLGKSYLGYLSSYVSGDSKAGGRADLCSYFFLRARDILNESGGLGFIATNTVSEGDTREVGLDKILESGCSIIRANTGCKWPGTASLEVTLLWIRNGQWIGQRILDGHTVGSISSLLSEGGQLDAPPRKLSEHKGTACEGSKPLGMGFIISPEDAEMLIGINAKNADVLRPYLNGQDLNSHPNHEASRCIISFFDWPLDRQGASGSYNGPVASDY